The genomic window tattgaagttggaaagtggagtaaaataaagtaaagttaataagtaaacagagcacatcggtgtcctttgtgtgtgtgtgtgtatgggggggggggtgtacacgacgaacgcgttTGGCTTGAATAgaagctaagtgcaactttcaaaatccgacttgaagccactcaagcgcccatatcTCGACCAAATGATACCGTAgggcaacaaaagaggtatcaaaatgcgcaggagaaagctgcgctttatacggtacattaaataagtttttgctatatatttcagttcccgatatatctgaccattcataatcgtttcgatactttctgggttgagtttagaaGATACAGCAGGGCTAGCCGGcttcccaaattttttttttccggtgACCCAAATCTCATAAGAAAAACATTGCGTGGCAcacaaggtcaaaatttccaaaggGAGCACAATTTCCACGTCCCAGAATGACCGGGCAAATGCTTTCGAAatacgaagcgcgcgaaaatttgcaagtttaatgctaaaatgggtcgAAACAGGATTACATGACCAATACGATGGTACCTGCACGgagatgtatttaaaaaaattcttttccGGCAAGTCCCGCGACCCCTTTTTGGAAGAGGTCGCGACCCACGATTTGGGAACCGCTGAGATATACAGTAGTCACAAAATAAACCCAAAAAGACAAGTGTGACGAAGAAAAGAACAGACTTACTAAAAGTAAAGGGTAACTTAAGTGAAATGCAATAATGGCgtcacatcatgcagttattgttaactacatgtatgcatacaacacaggggcactcacaataggcaattgaaccctactggtagcgctgtatcgtagctattggggatgaactagttagtatcatatatcaaaaagtataaaagctatgattttagtactttctctctgtttcaattacttattcttttccaaatatctgaatcttcaacgtggtacaagctttaataacgggggaatatacatttttattaaaaagaaatcctaccatctatccaaactggccgtgttattccaatgcacattttacttcaccgggcagccatttttgatcgtattttgaagattggcgtcataaaaccgtcataggtacaaatttagtactttctgtcaatcaattatggcttattctctacatgtcaatctttaaataattggcatagtccttgtaataacggtactccgccttgatgagtaaatgacagcaaacagctgcaaaccagtgaaaaatatcccaaaactcggtcagtggggctccattcgtacatgtcaatagagtcattatcgattggattagtcgtccgtagcggacaattcggtcgctcattggatcaatattatcaagtggtaataaatttgcattggacaatagattactatataatggtttagtactgcatatatcggtttaatcttcaataagcgggtttatggctggaaaggtcacggtgaattaaAGCACTAGATTTTATAGTAGTGGAAACAATTTGCTACTGATGACATACTTTAAGTTGTGGTTTCTCTTTCggtcttttaatttaaaattccCGGTAAGTACCGGGATTCGTTTAGTGCATTTGTGTGCAGTTATATGCTTCTATGCAAGGTCTTTTGAATTAGGCACATTGTTAAAATCACCGTTAATTTTTCTACACTTGGGTTTCCGTATAAGCATTAAGCAGGCTTTTTTTCCTCGGGAAAGGGGAGATAaaatttggtttgggtagagTTGCGCGGAAGAGGCCTCAAAACGCCAGTGCGCCAACTTCAAAAAATATGATGATACATTACTTTATACAAATTGTGTTAATTTATGTACGTTTGATTGTACAATTTTGTGTCGTTTTTAGATCGGAATAACCACTTGATTTTGGCTTTTCTACGGTAGGCCTTAAGGCCTATATGGACACAACCTTACTGTACCAACGGTTTGTACCGTGGGTAAATGGGGTTGTCAATGCCGGCTGCATGCGGAAAGCTCTTAAATTGAGATATCATAATTCATCGGACGCGCCGGAGACGCATGCTATTTTGGCTCAGGTTTTTTCAACCTCATAAGCATCAATGCAGTTATACTTTACCTTATTGTGATTACATCTTTTGCATCCAAAGGAATCGCGTTGACCTGAGCAATGAAAATAGCCGCCACAGCCTCATACAGAGCGGTTCCGTCCATGTTGATTGTGGCTCCAATAGGCAAGACAAATCGTGTGACTCTGCGGTCGATTCCCAAGTTCTCTTCAAGACTCGTCAGAGTAATTGGCAACGTTGCGGAACTGTTTAAGAAACcatgaaaattaaattaaattaaaatgagaccTGTTTCGTAATTTACACTTTCTATGAAACTACTTATATCATAGAGAGAAATTATATTGATACTGTTTACAACATCTTTACCAACGAGAGTTATCTTTACCAACGAATGTGCGCCAGATGGTCAATGGCATTGGAAATGACACTGAATCCTCGTACATAATTATTTTAGAATGAACGCCATTTCGGGTCTTCGTCCGTGCACGAACGACCAATATTTGCGATGTGCATCTTAATGTTCTTTGTTCATGTTTTTTTAGACGAAAATTAACCGCGTTTTGGCTCATTTTAGCATTGCAACTAAAAAAGTGTTCGCACGCTTCCTGATGTGCATTTGTCCCGGCAAAGTCAAGCTGTATAACGTCATTCTGGGAAGCAGTGGGAGTAGCGAGTCGTGGGAAGACTTGGAAAACAAACAGAAGCattgctttattattacgatgctATATTTTAGTTGAACAGGCAGTACAAATTACCTTGACGCTGTGGCAAATGCAGTCATAAAAGCTGGCGACACTCCCAAAAAGTAAGTAACAGGGTTCTTCCGTGTAAATATGAAGTATATCAGAGGCAAAATGACGAAGGCATGTACAGCGAGGCCTGTCATCACTGTGGCTGAATAAAGACCGATCTGTTGAAATGTTTGAACCCAATCGTCCATGCCGAGGATCTTTCCTAGGATCAAGAAGAAGATGCCAATAGGAGATAACCTGTGGTTCAAAAAagttacataatttaataaattgtaACATTGTGTGAAGGAAACTAAATGAAAATCGTCCCATAAAGAACCAGTTTGATTTCTATAGTTTCTCCCTGGACAATCAAATGGGGGAATACTATGGATGCCGTCGAAGATTGGTTACGCACCCTAAAGGTTTTTCTAACACTATGCTTGACAACAGTAAGGCGTTATATGCCACCAAATCCTCACCTATACTTATAACAGGAAGAACGTTGGGCAGAGGAATCTACAGATTCGTATCCACAATATTTGGTAGCTAGTGCTCGTTTTAGTCAAATCTGTTTGATATGAATATATATTACTATTGTGATTGCAACAGTGAATACGAAACAGCCATGCACTTACCAGATAAGGACTGCAACCACTCTCATGATAGCTTCCATGAAGGAATTCACAAAGATCTTGACCGGTTCCCCTTTAGCTCCCATTCGTCCAATGATCGCCCCAAAGAAACACGAAAACACTACCAAACCCAGGATATTGGACTTGTCTTCAAACCCACCAACTGCTTTGTACATTTTCTTTGGCATTATCATGGTCTCATTCATTTCCATCATGTTGCCATCTTCTGTGATCATTGCCATAGTGCCACCCGTTGCTGCCTCCATTGTAGTCATCATCTCCATCATATCCATTGGTTTTATCTCTATTTGCCGCGTTTTGTACTGTATGTGATTAAACAGCAATAAATAATACAGTTGGACATAAACACAACTCAACATTAATTATAGCTTTGTATATCAATATTTTCTTCTTGGGAATCATAGGGAGATCGTGGCCTTAGAGTATTCGCTTCTGGTGTACGAGGTCTTGGGTTCATTTCCCGGCGAAGAAAACTTGCTAGAGTATTGGCTTGGAGAAGAAAAAGGTCTGAATCAATTTGGCAGCATctatagattaaattcagactgaTTTAATTTAGAATTGGATAAATGAACCACGAAAGTACTACATCCAAAAGCGGGTACATAGACAACGGTGCTTCTCCACTGATAGCTACCTTCTATGAGCATTATAAAAGTGATAATTGTTTCAAATTATTATCATAATATACGATTGATTCCAGGATTGATATCAACAACATAATGTCCCAATTTACACAGTTCAGACCCGTGATGTACAGGCCTCAGATCCCCCACAACCTCATATACCGGGCTCGTATACCCCCACCACATCACTTACCGTTTGAAAGCATGCAGCTACTATGTTAGGCGGTACCATGTTtctataatgaaaaaaataataaacgcGGGAAAACTAAATTAGTGCTGAGGTGTTTTAGTTGTTAACACTTTGGAGTGTCCATTCGTTTTTCGTTTTAGTTAATGTTGATACTTTATGGTGTACGCGCGAAAAAAATCAtccacaaaatgcagaaaaaggCACGAGTCCAAAAAAATCATTTATCTTGTAGTGTTATAGAGTGGGATAGAGTCAACTGTGATAAATTAGGATAAATAGAAATAGTATAGTGTTATAAAGTGGGATAGATTCAACTGTGATAAATTAGGATAAATAGAAATAGGGATTGCTGATGGAAAGACCCGGACCATGTCGTGAGTTGGAAGCTAGAGAAAAAGAACATATCTGATTGACTGCCAAAGCTAAAGATCTGGAAGGAAGTTCGCGCGGTAAAGTCAGTGCGGTATACAATTTTAAACTGTGGCTGTGAGTTTTTGATAGGTCCCGAGAGGATCAAAATAGCTGGAAGAAAAGTGAGGACGAGAAGGTAAATGATTATACCAAAGAGAATTCAAAGAGGAAAGTACAGTAGACGAGAGCAGCAATTGCCCAAATACATTGGATAGGGCCTATAGAGAGACAACAGTAGCAATTAACCAGTCATTGAAAAAAGAGCAGGTAATTAGGTGTTTGGAAGCCTTTAACAGAATGTGTGCTGGTGAAGCTACTATAGATATCCCGAAACAAGAAGGAAAAAAATAGATTGGAAAAGCTAAACGATTGATAACTTGGTTACATAATGTACTGGAGGCAAATGTCATGGCAGATGATTTCAAGCCCTAGACAATTGCAGTGTAGTTGGATGAGGAATATACCTCATGATGTATACTGTATAGTACGACTAGTCAGGCTAGAAGGTTTTGCTAACAATAGTGGTTTTGTTTTTCGCAGATTATTGCTCTAATTGGgtggtacaaaataagatatcGAAACAAAATTGACACTTTGGGCAAATCAAGAATCTCGAGGTTAGAGATTACATTGGGTATAAATCAAAAACTTGTCAAATTCTGTCAAAACCGCCAAATATCCaaagtattcctctagtcatgGAATGATAAGTCGTATGAGACATAGCTAGAAGGGAATAACTTTGAATATTTACCCCtatatgacctttaacctttaaGTTCTTGAATTGCCCAAGGGTGATAATTTCAAGTGTCATAAAAAGCAATAATCAGCAAAGATTatacactgtcatgactgtcagCATAACTGGCAAAAACTATGGCGTTCTCTGCCagactatagatgagttgacttctgacgtcaatgcctggcagtatgcgcacgcattgtCAGAATTGCCTTTGTTTTTGCCTGGCAGCATGCGCGCGGATCAAATTTTGtttagggctcgtgtttttaaaactcccgccacatcacaatgaggctattgaacagtgcagtggttgcatggggttcactcaatcATATCGATATACCAATTCCTTGCCTtcgttgataaacattgatgtcaactcATCTACCAGAAATTCAAATTAGACTGAGGTCAGGACTTGCTAGGCACGATTGGCATATTGACAGATGAAAGGGGAGAGACGGATTAGGAGAAGAAAATGGAAACGTTTGATGAAGCGAAAGCCATACGATTATATGTTCAACATGATTGGAGAGCAGAAGAGAGGGGAGAATTTAAAATCTGAGTGCCACGGACTTGCGGATTAGGCAGAATATGGCAAGCCACAGTCGTCTTATAACGCATACCTTTTGATATTTTATATCAGATGTTCAGTTTAAAATTGTTAATGTTCAGAATATTTCCACTCGCCCTTGGCATATGTATGACACGAACAGAAATTCTTAAAACTCTGTGTCTTTTTTCCATATTTATCAAAACTCGACGTAATTTTTTAAAACTCGGCGTGCGTTTCTTAAACTCGAAGTGCGTTTGTTTAAAGACccgttcagtgatcccagcaaaagtgtaaaaaaattaaaattgtttataaattgcttaaaagtgaaggataagtcattcaaattgttcatttgggatttttgaaatgaaacatttgg from Amphiura filiformis chromosome 5, Afil_fr2py, whole genome shotgun sequence includes these protein-coding regions:
- the LOC140153166 gene encoding excitatory amino acid transporter 3-like, whose protein sequence is MSDKETLSLEDMEKGEQGKRRSKLAMCTTFCRKNLLIILLLLSLSLGIMIGFIIKIGAGLNFTSKQITYISFPGTLFLNSLKMVIIPLIMSSLIAGMASLDKQASGKLGGKAILYYFSTTFIAVILGIIMVTSIQPGKGRDKDEIVREGSSQQVNTADAFLDLLRNMVPPNIVAACFQTYKTRQIEIKPMDMMEMMTTMEAATGGTMAMITEDGNMMEMNETMIMPKKMYKAVGGFEDKSNILGLVVFSCFFGAIIGRMGAKGEPVKIFVNSFMEAIMRVVAVLIWLSPIGIFFLILGKILGMDDWVQTFQQIGLYSATVMTGLAVHAFVILPLIYFIFTRKNPVTYFLGVSPAFMTAFATASSSATLPITLTSLEENLGIDRRVTRFVLPIGATINMDGTALYEAVAAIFIAQVNAIPLDAKDVITISITATLASIGAAGVPQAGLVTMVIVLNAVGLPIDDITLIIVIDWFLDRCRTAINVWGDSIGAGIIYERSKEDLKNLPDPFDVDIQPTHNHDNYDTKL